One Helianthus annuus cultivar XRQ/B chromosome 7, HanXRQr2.0-SUNRISE, whole genome shotgun sequence genomic region harbors:
- the LOC110866409 gene encoding putative UPF0481 protein At3g02645, producing MRRTSPSFGNLLKSCVQKAYSLMEQIKAFYVWENAIPNAVLAKMMVVDACFILEFIYWYPKSDEPFSGNRLLPKNIIFDLVLLENQIPLFFLKEIYECTILENDPKLSFIEFIHPILNDLSLFEDEIEINEISIDTAPHILSLLHECYKPQKSIKSKYLESPIHSAVDLDRAGVRFKPNQSPKWPMEMHVTSSMFPCFSWCWGNTTLRMPVFLVHDFTELVLRNLIAYEHSYQTRNHITSYAFAMDMLVNTQEDVAKLVDSKVLINDMGSNEEAANMINIICKEVTGEDSYYCKQCETLKEYCDGYWPKNITWLKKTYFSNPWNIIALFAGIILFALTVVQTVFTITSA from the coding sequence ATGCGTCGTACAAGTCCCTCATTTGGGAATTTATTGAAATCATGTGTGCAGAAGGCCTACTCTTTAATGGAACAAATCAAGGCATTTTATGTTTGGGAGAACGCCATTCCTAATGCGGTACTTGCCAAAATGATGGTTGTGGATGCTTGTTTCATACTTGAGTTCATTTACTGGTATCCGAAATCTGATGAACCATTTTCGGGAAATAGGTTGCTACccaaaaatataatttttgacTTGGTATTGCTAGAAAACCAGATCCCTTTGTTTTTTCTTAAGGAAATATATGAGTGCACAATATTGGAAAATGATCCTAAGCTCTCCTTTATTGAATTTATTCATCCAATTTTAAATGATCTCAGCCTCTTTGAAGATGAAATAGAAATCAACGAAATTTCCATTGATACAGCCCCTCATATTCTAAGCCTTCTACATGAATGCTACAAGCCTCAAAAATCTATTAAATCAAAATACTTAGAGTCACCAATCCATTCGGCTGTAGATCTAGATAGGGCAGGGGTCAGGTTCAAACCTAACCAAAGTCCAAAATGGCCCATGGAGATGCATGTGACGTCATCTATGTTCCCATGTTTTTCATGGTGTTGGGGTAACACAACTCTTAGAATGCCAGTATTTCTTGTTCATGATTTCACAGAGTTGGTGTTAAGGAATCTCATTGCATACGAACACTCCTACCAAACTCGTAATCATATTACATCATATGCTTTTGCCATGGATATGCTAGTTAATACTCAAGAAGATGTTGCCAAGTTGGTAGATTCAAAAGTCCTTATCAACGACATGGGTTCAAATGAAGAAGCTGCTAATATGATCAACATCATATGCAAAGAAGTTACAGGTGAAGATTCCTATTACTGTAAACAATGCGAAACGTTGAAAGAGTATTGCGATGGCTATTGGCCAAAAAATATAACTTGGTTGAAGAAAACTTACTTTAGCAATCCATGGAATATCATTGCTTTATTTGCCGGAATCATTCTATTTGCTCTAACCGTGGTTCAAACCGTATTTACTATTACGTCTGCTTGA